One Hydrogenimonas thermophila genomic window, TGCAAAGCCATTTTATGAGTGGATAATAGAAGAGTAAAATTTATAGTTGACTATTTCTAAAACAGTAACCTACACCATATACAGTTTTCAAATATTTAGCCTCTTTCCCACTATCTCCTATCTTTTTTCTAATATTTTTTATATGATTATCCAAAGATCTATCTGAACTTTTAAGAGATAATATAGATGATAGTTCTTCTCTTTTCACTACTCTATTTTTATTTTTAATAAGATACGTTAGAATTTCATTCTCAATACTTGTAAGGTCCAATCTTACTCCATTAAATAGTATTGAATTACCTTCTATTTCAAATAACTCTTTTTCTATTTTTTCCTCAATACTGAGTTTATTATTTTTGCTTAAATGCACCCAAATTCTAGCTTCTAGTTCTTCAATATCAATAGGCTTTATCATATAATCACAAGCACCATATTTGAAAGCCATAAGTTTAATATTTTTGTCGCTATATGCGCTTGTAACAATTACTGGTATATTTTTTATATTTTTTATATTTTTCAAAACTTCTAAACCACTATAATCTGGAAGATTTATATCTAGTATTGCTATATCAAACTCTTCATACCTAATTTGCTCCATACTTTCAGTTGCATTAAAAGC contains:
- a CDS encoding response regulator transcription factor, with the protein product MEKIKVLLVEDDELAAELIYNYLIDYGFDVSFAFNATESMEQIRYEEFDIAILDINLPDYSGLEVLKNIKNIKNIPVIVTSAYSDKNIKLMAFKYGACDYMIKPIDIEELEARIWVHLSKNNKLSIEEKIEKELFEIEGNSILFNGVRLDLTSIENEILTYLIKNKNRVVKREELSSILSLKSSDRSLDNHIKNIRKKIGDSGKEAKYLKTVYGVGYCFRNSQL